One genomic segment of Pseudomonadota bacterium includes these proteins:
- a CDS encoding prepilin-type N-terminal cleavage/methylation domain-containing protein, with protein sequence MLRKVRRLLLPHLNKCKGFTLIEAMISAGIVAMGFVGVFTLIASSEQFTKRAVARQKVQLIADQMIEIIETDTANINSYAMDLSTCTPPTTADQWDVRGYEWCIRLQNEVGAAGATDTRTITVDTIAGDRRIVSIFLEGYNQTILIVMKRIFDV encoded by the coding sequence ATGTTACGGAAAGTTAGAAGATTATTATTACCGCATTTAAATAAATGCAAGGGCTTCACCCTGATTGAAGCCATGATTTCCGCCGGCATAGTTGCTATGGGCTTTGTGGGTGTTTTTACTCTAATCGCCTCATCGGAGCAATTTACCAAACGTGCCGTTGCAAGACAAAAAGTGCAGTTGATAGCCGACCAGATGATAGAAATAATTGAAACCGATACCGCTAACATAAATTCATACGCAATGGATTTGTCGACATGCACCCCGCCTACAACCGCCGACCAATGGGACGTGCGCGGCTATGAATGGTGCATAAGGCTACAAAATGAGGTAGGTGCGGCAGGTGCAACCGATACAAGGACGATAACCGTTGACACAATTGCAGGTGACAGGAGGATAGTAAGTATATTTTTAGAAGGATATAACCAAACCATACTTATAGTAATGAAAAGGATTTTTGATGTTTAG
- a CDS encoding prepilin-type N-terminal cleavage/methylation domain-containing protein: MFSFEKFLIKRTTRNCRGYSMLELILAAAVGSIIIAGGYTSFVVLSKQYSRVSAFSEVQQAGIPSIRLISRDLRMAGRVAMDTNIDPVYGAIANPIIITDSGDACCDSITIIYDKDSTVNPQRCQVTYDIQPRINPARNALYMTVTTLLSDAGDPCLGDGAASLVADYIEDLQFVGSDNNSNGDPQLVDVSIIARSQSTLSSTNTYTRPSQTIGNYNFSFTDNLHRDEFTTTVNIKNLRGN; encoded by the coding sequence ATGTTTAGTTTTGAAAAATTTCTTATCAAAAGAACTACTCGGAACTGCCGAGGATACAGCATGCTTGAGTTGATACTTGCTGCTGCCGTAGGCTCTATTATTATAGCGGGCGGCTATACTTCTTTTGTGGTTTTATCGAAGCAATATAGCAGGGTTTCAGCATTTTCAGAAGTACAGCAAGCAGGCATTCCTTCTATAAGGCTAATCTCCAGAGATTTGAGAATGGCAGGAAGGGTAGCTATGGATACCAATATCGACCCCGTATATGGTGCTATTGCAAACCCGATAATTATAACTGATAGCGGTGATGCATGCTGTGACAGTATAACAATAATATATGACAAGGATTCAACCGTTAATCCGCAAAGATGTCAGGTTACATACGATATACAGCCACGAATAAACCCCGCAAGGAATGCATTATATATGACGGTAACAACGTTGTTATCAGATGCAGGCGATCCATGTTTAGGCGACGGAGCTGCATCATTAGTTGCAGACTACATAGAAGACTTGCAGTTTGTAGGTTCTGATAATAACTCTAACGGTGACCCTCAGCTTGTAGATGTAAGCATAATAGCCAGAAGCCAAAGTACCCTAAGCTCAACAAATACATATACTCGTCCGTCTCAGACAATAGGTAATTATAATTTTAGCTTTACCGACAATTTACACCGTGACGAGTTCACCACAACAGTTAATATAAAAAACTTAAGGGGGAACTAA
- a CDS encoding A24 family peptidase: MFVTIIISILVGLVIGDILCFIVYEICRIIDEEESGKKTKSKSNIFKTYLNFVLKQMKEGNKQFFIFYLLLDVATVSSTVFMILHYGVTKEAISALILIYSLIVLTFVDAKTQYLPDIITKPLIVLGLIQGYFEIFTSFKESLIGAVAGYWSLWLINTTFRLIRKKDGMGQGDFKLLSALGAWVGYQYLPFIVFASSFLGIFVALGLAKFANNKLSAPSPFGPSLSIAGIITLIWGEDLINWYLSFLTF; this comes from the coding sequence ATGTTTGTAACAATTATAATATCAATTTTAGTCGGATTAGTCATAGGCGATATCTTATGTTTCATCGTATATGAGATATGCAGAATAATAGACGAAGAAGAAAGCGGAAAGAAAACCAAGAGCAAAAGTAATATTTTCAAAACCTATCTGAATTTCGTACTAAAACAGATGAAGGAAGGTAACAAGCAGTTTTTCATATTTTATTTATTATTAGACGTTGCAACGGTATCCTCTACGGTTTTCATGATTCTGCATTATGGTGTAACTAAAGAGGCAATATCGGCACTTATACTTATTTACAGCCTTATAGTGCTTACATTTGTCGATGCTAAAACGCAATATCTCCCTGACATTATAACTAAACCGCTTATTGTGTTGGGTCTGATACAGGGGTATTTTGAAATATTCACAAGCTTTAAAGAATCATTAATAGGAGCGGTAGCGGGGTACTGGTCGCTTTGGCTGATTAATACTACATTCAGGCTGATAAGAAAAAAGGACGGCATGGGTCAGGGCGATTTTAAATTACTCTCGGCATTGGGGGCATGGGTCGGCTATCAATACTTACCTTTTATTGTGTTTGCATCATCATTCTTGGGTATATTTGTGGCTTTGGGATTGGCTAAATTTGCCAATAACAAGCTTTCAGCCCCCTCACCTTTTGGTCCTTCGCTATCTATAGCAGGAATAATAACCCTTATATGGGGTGAAGATTTAATAAACTGGTATTTGAGCTTCCTAACTTTTTAG
- a CDS encoding type II secretion system protein translates to MSYNRGYTLLELLVTIAIIASVIAVGSGTGIGNLNTKKTAQNTYKELRDQLATLRNHAMSKNTTAKIVITQVGSTYTMTLSYSAVTTNNCPSTGVWTTIQTKEIDVHTNYGITGTAFTNNLCFYRDGSSSGGSYIVAPVIGATGTTYTLDVTIATGYIDVTES, encoded by the coding sequence ATGTCTTATAACAGAGGATATACATTACTTGAACTACTTGTAACCATAGCGATTATCGCTTCGGTAATAGCCGTAGGTTCAGGAACCGGTATAGGAAACCTTAATACCAAAAAAACAGCTCAAAATACATATAAAGAGCTGCGTGACCAGCTTGCTACGCTTCGCAATCATGCAATGTCAAAGAACACAACTGCAAAAATAGTAATTACGCAGGTAGGTTCAACATATACAATGACATTATCATATTCGGCAGTTACCACAAACAACTGTCCGTCAACGGGAGTATGGACAACGATACAAACCAAAGAAATCGACGTACACACTAATTACGGAATAACCGGAACGGCTTTTACTAACAATTTGTGTTTTTACAGGGACGGCAGTTCTTCGGGAGGGTCTTATATAGTAGCACCTGTTATCGGAGCTACGGGAACCACCTATACTTTAGATGTAACAATTGCAACGGGGTATATAGATGTTACGGAAAGTTAG
- a CDS encoding PilT/PilU family type 4a pilus ATPase, with product MLDKIVYYATNFKLSDIHIHSNEPIAIRQHGSIEVQRNDFITDKKIGAFIESILDEDQKEHFQKMRDIDLAIEGGGMRFRVNAYMTLRGPAMVLRKIETEAPDIEKLNLPKAVFDITTQKNGLVLVTGPTGSGKSTTLASIIKKINSTRKENIITIEDPVEFIHESNVALISQREVGKDAFSFGSALKAVLRQDPDVILLGEMRDLETVGLALTAAETGHLVFGTLHTNGAPNSINRILDVFPPAQQAQARSQLSQSIRLVVTQRLIKTADGKGRVAAFEVMKSNAAISNLIREGKIFQIEQTMQTSKGEGNMLMKDSIQTLLDSGKIRKEDLEDAH from the coding sequence ATGCTTGATAAAATAGTATATTATGCCACTAATTTTAAATTATCGGATATCCATATCCATTCAAATGAGCCTATAGCAATCCGTCAGCACGGTTCTATAGAAGTACAGAGGAATGATTTCATCACCGACAAGAAAATAGGTGCTTTTATAGAGTCGATTTTAGACGAGGATCAAAAAGAACATTTTCAGAAAATGCGTGATATCGACCTTGCAATAGAAGGCGGCGGCATGAGGTTCAGGGTAAACGCATATATGACTTTACGCGGCCCTGCTATGGTATTGAGGAAAATTGAAACCGAGGCTCCCGACATTGAAAAACTTAACCTGCCAAAAGCAGTGTTTGATATTACCACACAGAAAAACGGTCTGGTACTTGTTACAGGACCTACGGGTTCGGGTAAATCCACTACATTGGCATCAATAATTAAAAAGATAAACTCAACAAGAAAAGAAAACATAATAACCATTGAGGATCCGGTAGAGTTTATCCACGAAAGCAACGTAGCCCTTATCTCGCAACGTGAGGTAGGAAAGGACGCTTTCTCATTCGGCAGTGCGTTAAAAGCCGTTTTGCGTCAAGACCCGGACGTGATTCTACTAGGTGAGATGCGTGACTTAGAAACCGTGGGACTGGCATTAACGGCAGCGGAAACAGGACACTTGGTATTTGGAACGCTGCACACAAACGGTGCGCCAAATTCCATAAACCGTATATTGGACGTGTTCCCTCCTGCACAGCAGGCTCAGGCACGTTCACAGCTATCACAATCAATAAGATTGGTAGTTACGCAAAGGCTGATAAAAACAGCGGACGGAAAAGGACGTGTCGCAGCATTTGAGGTTATGAAATCCAATGCCGCCATCTCTAACCTTATACGTGAAGGTAAGATATTCCAGATAGAACAAACAATGCAAACAAGTAAAGGAGAAGGAAACATGCTTATGAAAGACTCCATACAAACTTTGCTTGATTCAGGTAAGATCCGCAAAGAGGACTTAGAGGACGCTCACTAA